A section of the Myxocyprinus asiaticus isolate MX2 ecotype Aquarium Trade chromosome 22, UBuf_Myxa_2, whole genome shotgun sequence genome encodes:
- the LOC127413422 gene encoding ubiquitin-conjugating enzyme E2 D2-like isoform X2: MIKEDVFILAPFISIELTDLGRDPPAQCSAGPVGDDLFHWQATIMGPNDSPYQGGVFFLTIHFPTDYPFKPPKVAFTTRIYHPNINSNGSICLDILRSQWSPALTISKVLLSICSLLCDPNPDDPLVPEIARIYKTDNEKYNRIAREWTQKYAM; the protein is encoded by the exons ATGATCAAAGAGGATGTGTTCATTTtagccccattcatttccatt GAGCTGACTGATCTGGGCAGAGACCCCCCAGCACAGTGCTCAGCAGGGCCAGTTGGAGATGACT TGTTTCATTGGCAAGCAACAATTATGGGACCT AATGACAGTCCATATCAAGGGGGTGTGTTTTTCTTGACCATTCATTTTCCTACAGACTACCCTTTCAAACCACCTAAG GTTGCATTCACCACAAGAATTTATCACCCAAATATTAACAGTAACGGCAGCATCTGTTTGGATATTCTAAGGTCGCAGTGGTCCCCTGCTTTAACTATCTCTAAAG TTCTATTGTCCATCTGCTCACTGTTATGTGATCCAAACCCAGATGATCCATTAGTGCCAGAGATAGCACGTATCTATAAAACAGACAATGAAAA GTACAACAGAATAGCTCGGGAATGGACTCAAAAGTATGCCATGTGA
- the LOC127413422 gene encoding ubiquitin-conjugating enzyme E2 D2-like isoform X3, giving the protein MALKRIHKELTDLGRDPPAQCSAGPVGDDLFHWQATIMGPNDSPYQGGVFFLTIHFPTDYPFKPPKVAFTTRIYHPNINSNGSICLDILRSQWSPALTISKVLLSICSLLCDPNPDDPLVPEIARIYKTDNEKYNRIAREWTQKYAM; this is encoded by the exons GAGCTGACTGATCTGGGCAGAGACCCCCCAGCACAGTGCTCAGCAGGGCCAGTTGGAGATGACT TGTTTCATTGGCAAGCAACAATTATGGGACCT AATGACAGTCCATATCAAGGGGGTGTGTTTTTCTTGACCATTCATTTTCCTACAGACTACCCTTTCAAACCACCTAAG GTTGCATTCACCACAAGAATTTATCACCCAAATATTAACAGTAACGGCAGCATCTGTTTGGATATTCTAAGGTCGCAGTGGTCCCCTGCTTTAACTATCTCTAAAG TTCTATTGTCCATCTGCTCACTGTTATGTGATCCAAACCCAGATGATCCATTAGTGCCAGAGATAGCACGTATCTATAAAACAGACAATGAAAA GTACAACAGAATAGCTCGGGAATGGACTCAAAAGTATGCCATGTGA